The following proteins are co-located in the Echinicola sp. 20G genome:
- a CDS encoding transcriptional regulator, translating into MKELLKDLNKAFENKIRLGIMSALVVNDYLDFNSLKDLLGVTDGNLASHLKSLEKSKYVSFKKEFLDRKPNTKYSATNEGIKAFEKHIRAIEQLLK; encoded by the coding sequence GTGAAAGAGTTATTAAAGGACTTAAATAAGGCTTTTGAGAATAAAATCCGACTGGGGATCATGTCCGCCTTGGTGGTCAATGATTACCTTGATTTTAATTCTCTTAAGGACCTACTAGGGGTGACAGATGGTAACTTAGCCAGTCACTTGAAATCATTGGAGAAAAGTAAATATGTTTCTTTTAAAAAAGAGTTTTTGGATCGTAAACCGAATACAAAATACTCGGCAACAAACGAAGGAATCAAGGCCTTTGAAAAGCATATCAGAGCCATTGAGCAATTATTGAAGTAA